From one Peptostreptococcaceae bacterium genomic stretch:
- a CDS encoding helix-turn-helix domain-containing protein, protein MKLTMVEKIRILLRRKNVTIVELSTRLETTNQNLANKFKRDNFSMKELDEIAEALDCEFEGFFVEKDGDKI, encoded by the coding sequence ATGAAATTAACTATGGTAGAAAAAATCCGTATTTTATTAAGAAGAAAAAATGTTACTATTGTCGAATTAAGTACTAGATTAGAAACTACAAATCAGAATTTAGCTAATAAATTTAAGAGGGATAATTTTTCAATGAAGGAACTTGATGAAATTGCTGAAGCTCTTGATTGTGAATTTGAAGGTTTTTTTGTTG